A genomic stretch from Rhinatrema bivittatum chromosome 9, aRhiBiv1.1, whole genome shotgun sequence includes:
- the LOC115099418 gene encoding fibrinogen-like protein 1 yields the protein MNSAFPLKWFSGIAILLCLSFHQVKPQGTDSQPVAKGEDCSDIWKKRPGSASGLYWIKPAGAPQVFRVFCEMRKRRGWTVIQRHNGADSLGFNKGWEEYKQGFGNHAGEHWLGLDPIYYLTNQAGKTAQLLVSLEDFSNAKAYAKYASFKVSNEENGYQLSLGAYSGTAGDAFRGEDDGEDLRSQDGSKFSTIDRDNDGCDPCRVGDILFLSCSEHRTHSGWWFSSCGMADLNGDWHSEDHYRGWASGVHWVTWKFFESLKSSVLKIKTA from the exons ATGAATTCAGCTTTTCCACTGAAGTGGTTTTCTGGCATAGCCATACTGCTATGCCTCTCTTTTCACCAAGTCAAGCCACAG GGTACAGATTCTCAGCCAGTGGCTAAAG gtgaggATTGTTCTGACATCTGGAAGAAGAGGCCAGGGTCTGCCAGTGGATTATACTGGATAAAACCAGCAGGGGCACCACAGGTTTTCAGG GTTTTCTGTGAGATGAGAAAACGTAGAGGCTGGACAGTCATACAGAGACACAATGGTGCAGACTCCCTGGGCTTTAACAAAGGTTGGGAAGAATATAAACAAGGATTTGGAAACCATGCAG GTGAACACTGGCTGGGTCTGGACCCCATTTATTACCTGACAAACCAGGCAGGCAAGACAGCTCAGCTATTAGTGAGCCTGGAAGATTTCAGCAATGCtaaagcctatgcaaaatatgcatCCTTCAAAGTCAGCAATGAAGAAAATGGCTATCAGCTATCATTAGGTGCATACTCTGGTACTGCAG GAGACGCATTCCGAGGAGAGGACGATGGCGAGGACCTCAGGAGCCAGGACGGCAGCAAGTTCAGCACCATTGATAGGGACAATGATGGTTGCGACCCCTGCAGAGTGGGCGATATCCTTTTCTTGAGCTGCAGCGAGCATCGAACACACTCTGGCTGGTGGTTCAGCAGCTGTGGCATGGCAGATCTGAATGGGGACTGGCATTCCGAGGATCACTACAGGGGCTGGGCCTCTGGAGTGCACTGGGTAACCTGGAAATTCTTCGAATCACTGAAATCCAGTGTCCTCAAAATAAAAACAGCTTAA